A region of Streptomyces sp. NBC_01267 DNA encodes the following proteins:
- a CDS encoding ATP-dependent helicase codes for MVRSALDSFSPATRGWFTGAFSAPTAAQDGAWRAIGAGSDVLVVAPTGSGKTLAAFLAALDQLASAPPPADARKRCRVLYVSPLKALAVDVERNLRSPLTGIRQESVRLGLPEPDLRVAIRSGDTPAAERRSLATRPPDILITTPESLFLMLTSSAREALTGIETVILDEVHAVAGTKRGAHLAVSLERLDELLPRPARRIGLSATVRPVDEIARYLSPQRKAEIVQPPSGKEFDLSVVVPVEDLGELGGSPASDSDPDRAEKPSIWPHVEERIADLVQSHRSTIVFANSRRLAERLCNRLNEIAYERATGEVLPEAHSPAEIMAESGAAKGAPPLLARAHHGSVSKEQRAQVEEDLKAGRLPAVVATSSLELGIDMGAVDLVVQVESPPSVASGLQRVGRAGHQVGAVSTGVVFPKYRGDLVQAAVVTERMRTGSIESLRIPSNPLDVLAQQLVAMVALDSWQADDLLAVVRRAAPFAALPESAFTAVLDMLAGRYPSDAFAELRPRVVWDRIAGTVTGRPGAQRLAVTSGGTIPDRGLFGVFLAGADPKKGGGRVGELDEEMVYESRIGDVFTLGTTSWRIEDITRDRVLVTPAPGVPGRLPFWKGDQLGRPLELGRAVGAFLREVGSLAPDDARQRLHAAGLDAWAADNVVSYLDEQRRACGHVPDDRTIVVERFRDELGDWRVVVHSPFGAQVHAPWALALGARLSERYGMDAQVMHADDGIVLRLPDAELMGLDLLDSDPAAQGTEYDTEQAPLGAADVAFDKGEIQQIVTDQVGSSALFASRFRECAARALLLPRRSPGKRTPLWQQRQRASQLLQVASEFGSFPIVLEAVRECLQDVFDVPGLVELMGDIESRRVRLVEVTTTEASPFARSLLFGYVAQFLYEGDSPLAERRAAALSLDSRLLAELLGQAELRELLDADVLDELESELQWLTEDRRIKDAEGVADRLRLLGPLTDAELAARGAESGWAPYLAASRRAIRVRIAGTDHWAAIEDAGRLRDALGTALPVGVPEAFTEPVKDPLGDLLSRYARTHGPFTSSRAASRFGLGTAVTDGALQRLAAAGRVVQGEFHPSGIGQEWCDATVLRRLRRRSLAALRQELEPVPPAALASFLPQWQHLDGSSLRGIDGLARAVEQLQGAPVPASALERLILPSRVSGYTPTLLDELTTTGEVVWAGAGALPGKDGWISLFLSDSAPLLLPPPHPLELSALHESVLKALAPGYGLFFRQIADQIRATTHPDATDPQLADALWDLAWSGRLTNDTLAPLRSLLGSGRTAGSTAHRARRTVPRGRYGSLTAAARPASRTGPPTVAGRWSVLPAAEPDPTLRAHALARTLLDRHGVVTRGAVAAEGVTGGFSAVYRVLSAFEDSGQARRGYVVEGLGAAQFAMDGAVDRLRAASAASERTEPGPTGRALVLAAADPANAYGAALPWPESPGGAGHKPGRKAGALVVLVDGELILYMERGGKSLLAWAAEPDDPRLSAAGQALAAAAGSGTLGTVTVERTNGASALTSDLGRTLEAAGFVATPRGLRLRA; via the coding sequence ATGGTGAGGTCAGCGCTCGACTCCTTCTCCCCCGCGACCCGCGGCTGGTTCACGGGGGCTTTCTCGGCGCCCACAGCCGCCCAGGACGGTGCGTGGCGGGCCATCGGAGCGGGCTCCGACGTGCTGGTGGTGGCCCCGACCGGGTCCGGCAAGACCCTCGCGGCGTTCCTCGCCGCCCTCGACCAGCTGGCTTCCGCACCGCCGCCCGCCGACGCCAGGAAGCGCTGCCGGGTGTTGTACGTGTCACCGCTCAAGGCACTCGCCGTCGACGTCGAGCGCAATCTCCGCAGCCCGCTCACCGGCATCCGCCAGGAATCCGTCCGGCTGGGACTGCCGGAGCCTGATCTGCGGGTCGCCATCCGCTCGGGCGACACCCCGGCCGCCGAGCGGCGTTCCCTCGCGACGCGGCCCCCGGACATCCTGATCACCACACCCGAGTCCCTGTTCCTGATGCTCACCTCCTCGGCGCGCGAGGCCCTGACCGGCATCGAGACGGTGATCCTCGACGAGGTGCACGCCGTGGCCGGCACCAAGCGGGGTGCGCACCTCGCGGTGTCGCTGGAGCGCCTCGACGAACTGCTGCCCCGCCCGGCCCGCCGCATCGGCCTTTCCGCGACGGTCCGGCCGGTGGACGAAATCGCGCGCTATCTGTCACCGCAGCGCAAGGCGGAGATCGTACAGCCGCCCTCGGGCAAGGAGTTCGACCTCTCGGTGGTCGTCCCCGTCGAGGATCTGGGCGAGCTGGGCGGCTCCCCGGCATCGGACAGCGACCCGGACCGAGCGGAGAAGCCCTCGATCTGGCCCCATGTCGAGGAGCGCATCGCCGATCTGGTGCAGTCCCACCGGTCGACGATCGTGTTCGCCAACTCCCGCCGTCTCGCCGAGCGCCTCTGCAACCGGCTGAACGAGATCGCCTACGAGCGAGCCACCGGAGAGGTCCTGCCGGAGGCCCACTCCCCCGCCGAGATCATGGCCGAGTCGGGCGCGGCCAAAGGGGCCCCACCGCTGCTCGCCCGTGCCCACCACGGCTCGGTGTCGAAGGAACAGCGCGCCCAGGTCGAGGAGGACCTGAAGGCGGGGCGGCTGCCCGCTGTCGTGGCCACCTCCAGCCTTGAGCTGGGCATCGACATGGGCGCGGTCGATCTGGTCGTCCAGGTCGAGTCACCGCCGTCGGTGGCCTCCGGACTCCAGCGTGTCGGCCGTGCCGGGCACCAGGTGGGTGCCGTGTCCACCGGTGTCGTCTTCCCCAAGTACCGGGGCGACCTGGTACAGGCAGCCGTGGTGACCGAGCGGATGCGGACCGGCTCGATCGAATCGCTGCGGATCCCGTCCAACCCCTTGGACGTACTGGCGCAGCAACTGGTCGCCATGGTGGCCCTCGACAGCTGGCAGGCCGACGACCTGCTGGCGGTGGTGCGCCGTGCGGCGCCGTTCGCCGCGCTCCCCGAGTCCGCCTTCACCGCGGTCCTCGACATGCTCGCCGGGCGCTATCCGTCCGACGCGTTCGCGGAGCTGCGCCCCCGCGTGGTCTGGGACCGTATCGCCGGCACGGTCACCGGCCGCCCCGGGGCGCAGCGCCTCGCGGTCACCTCCGGCGGCACCATCCCCGACCGTGGTCTCTTCGGGGTCTTCCTCGCCGGAGCCGACCCCAAGAAGGGCGGCGGGCGGGTCGGCGAGCTGGACGAGGAGATGGTCTACGAATCCCGGATCGGCGATGTCTTCACCCTCGGCACCACCTCCTGGCGCATCGAGGACATCACGCGCGACCGGGTCCTGGTCACACCCGCGCCCGGAGTGCCCGGCCGGCTGCCGTTCTGGAAGGGCGACCAGCTGGGCCGCCCGCTGGAACTGGGCCGCGCGGTCGGTGCGTTCCTCCGTGAGGTCGGCAGCCTCGCCCCGGACGATGCCCGGCAGCGGCTCCACGCAGCGGGGCTCGACGCCTGGGCCGCCGACAACGTCGTGTCCTACCTCGACGAGCAGCGCCGTGCCTGCGGCCATGTCCCCGACGACCGCACGATCGTCGTCGAGCGTTTCCGCGACGAACTGGGCGACTGGCGGGTCGTCGTCCACTCCCCCTTCGGCGCCCAGGTGCACGCCCCGTGGGCGCTGGCACTCGGCGCCAGACTCTCCGAGCGGTACGGCATGGACGCCCAGGTCATGCACGCCGACGACGGTATCGTGCTGCGGCTGCCCGACGCGGAGCTGATGGGTCTCGACCTGCTGGACAGCGACCCCGCCGCACAGGGCACCGAGTACGACACCGAACAGGCCCCCCTCGGTGCGGCCGATGTCGCGTTCGACAAGGGCGAGATCCAGCAGATCGTCACCGATCAGGTCGGCAGTTCCGCCCTCTTCGCCTCCCGGTTCCGCGAATGCGCCGCGCGGGCCCTGTTGCTCCCGCGCCGCAGTCCGGGCAAGCGGACCCCGCTGTGGCAGCAGCGTCAGCGCGCCTCCCAGCTTCTTCAAGTGGCAAGCGAATTCGGTTCGTTCCCGATCGTTCTCGAAGCCGTCCGCGAATGCCTCCAGGACGTCTTCGACGTTCCGGGGCTCGTGGAGCTGATGGGCGACATCGAGTCCCGCCGCGTGCGGCTCGTCGAGGTCACCACCACCGAGGCGTCACCGTTCGCCCGGTCGCTGCTCTTCGGCTACGTCGCCCAGTTCCTCTACGAGGGCGACTCGCCTCTCGCCGAACGCCGTGCCGCGGCCCTCTCGCTCGACTCCCGTCTCCTCGCCGAGCTGCTGGGCCAGGCCGAGCTGCGCGAGCTGCTGGACGCCGACGTGCTGGACGAGTTGGAGAGCGAACTCCAATGGCTGACGGAGGACCGGCGCATCAAGGACGCCGAAGGTGTCGCCGACCGACTGCGGCTGCTCGGCCCGCTGACCGATGCCGAACTGGCCGCGCGCGGGGCGGAGTCCGGATGGGCGCCCTACCTCGCCGCCTCCCGCCGCGCCATCCGGGTCCGCATCGCGGGCACCGACCACTGGGCGGCGATCGAGGACGCGGGCCGGCTGCGGGACGCCCTCGGTACCGCGCTCCCGGTGGGTGTGCCCGAAGCATTCACCGAGCCCGTCAAGGATCCCCTCGGGGATCTGCTCTCCCGGTACGCCCGTACGCACGGTCCGTTCACGTCTTCCCGGGCCGCCTCACGTTTCGGCCTGGGCACGGCGGTCACCGACGGCGCTCTGCAGCGCCTCGCCGCGGCGGGCCGGGTCGTGCAGGGCGAGTTCCACCCGTCCGGAATCGGTCAGGAGTGGTGCGACGCCACCGTGCTGCGCAGGCTCCGCCGCCGCTCCCTGGCCGCCCTGCGGCAGGAGCTCGAACCGGTTCCGCCCGCGGCTCTCGCCTCCTTCCTCCCCCAGTGGCAGCACCTCGACGGCAGCAGCCTGCGCGGGATCGACGGTCTGGCGCGTGCCGTCGAGCAACTGCAAGGGGCCCCGGTCCCGGCCTCTGCCCTGGAGCGACTGATCCTCCCCTCGCGGGTCTCCGGGTACACCCCGACTCTCCTCGACGAACTCACCACCACCGGCGAGGTCGTCTGGGCCGGGGCCGGTGCGCTGCCCGGCAAGGACGGCTGGATCTCGCTCTTCCTCTCGGACAGCGCGCCCTTGCTCCTCCCGCCACCGCACCCCCTCGAACTGAGCGCGCTCCACGAATCCGTCCTCAAGGCGCTCGCCCCGGGCTACGGACTCTTCTTCCGCCAGATCGCCGACCAGATACGTGCCACCACCCACCCCGATGCCACCGACCCCCAACTCGCCGACGCCCTCTGGGACCTGGCCTGGTCAGGGCGGCTGACCAACGACACCCTGGCCCCCCTGCGCTCCCTGCTCGGCTCGGGCCGCACGGCGGGCTCCACGGCCCACCGCGCACGGCGCACGGTCCCCCGCGGGAGGTACGGCTCGCTCACCGCGGCTGCCCGCCCCGCCTCACGTACGGGTCCGCCCACCGTCGCGGGCCGCTGGTCCGTGCTGCCGGCAGCCGAACCCGACCCGACACTCCGCGCGCACGCCCTAGCCCGGACGCTCCTGGACCGGCATGGTGTCGTCACCCGCGGCGCGGTCGCCGCCGAGGGCGTCACGGGCGGGTTCTCCGCCGTCTACCGCGTCCTCTCCGCCTTCGAGGACAGCGGCCAGGCCCGCCGGGGGTACGTCGTCGAAGGCCTGGGCGCAGCCCAGTTCGCGATGGACGGTGCGGTCGACCGGCTGCGAGCGGCGTCGGCCGCGAGCGAGCGTACGGAACCAGGGCCCACGGGCCGGGCGCTGGTCCTCGCCGCCGCCGATCCGGCCAACGCGTACGGTGCGGCCCTGCCCTGGCCGGAATCACCGGGCGGTGCAGGCCACAAGCCCGGCCGTAAGGCGGGTGCGCTGGTCGTCCTGGTGGACGGCGAGCTGATCCTGTACATGGAGCGCGGTGGCAAGAGCCTCCTGGCCTGGGCCGCCGAGCCCGACGACCCCCGGCTGTCGGCCGCCGGTCAGGCACTGGCCGCGGCAGCCGGTTCCGGCACGCTCGGCACGGTGACGGTGGAGCGCACCAACGGCGCTTCCGCGCTCACCTCCGATCTGGGCCGGACCCTGGAGGCGGCCGGGTTCGTGGCCACCCCGAGGGGGCTGCGCCTGCGCGCCTGA
- a CDS encoding AraC family transcriptional regulator, whose translation MGPGAEERARHWQLDELPGVDLLHARYIRKSFARHTHETFVIAAITHGVEAFHHGNELVRAGAGQLALVNPDTPHTGYAGVPEGWTYRTLYPASGLVAEVAVDISTLSGPVGFTSPVVDVPDAARLVVGVHRAAEQGNALAADSLLRLAVARLLRTHGGRLPERPPLTAGAVDAARARAVLEERMVRPPSLERLAGDLGTSPFALLRAFRDAYGMPPHTWLTDARVRRARHLLEAGTPPAEVAVAVGFTDQPHLNRHFTRIVGVPPGSYQRGRARTYKTGQAWLS comes from the coding sequence ATGGGTCCGGGCGCCGAGGAGCGGGCACGGCACTGGCAGCTCGACGAGCTGCCCGGTGTCGATCTGCTGCATGCCCGCTACATCCGGAAGAGCTTCGCCCGGCACACGCACGAGACGTTCGTCATCGCCGCGATCACCCACGGCGTCGAGGCGTTCCACCACGGGAACGAGCTCGTCAGGGCGGGCGCCGGTCAGCTCGCACTGGTGAATCCCGACACCCCGCACACCGGCTATGCGGGGGTGCCCGAAGGGTGGACGTATCGCACGCTCTACCCGGCGTCCGGGCTCGTCGCCGAGGTCGCGGTGGACATCAGCACACTGAGCGGCCCGGTCGGCTTCACCTCGCCGGTCGTGGACGTCCCGGATGCCGCACGGCTCGTCGTCGGGGTGCACCGGGCCGCCGAACAGGGCAACGCGCTGGCCGCCGACAGCCTGCTGAGGCTCGCCGTGGCGCGACTGCTGCGTACGCACGGAGGCCGCCTCCCGGAGCGTCCGCCGCTCACGGCCGGAGCGGTCGACGCGGCCCGCGCGCGTGCCGTGCTGGAGGAGCGGATGGTGCGCCCGCCGTCCCTGGAGCGGCTCGCCGGCGACCTCGGCACCAGTCCGTTCGCCCTGCTGCGCGCCTTCAGGGACGCGTACGGCATGCCACCGCACACCTGGCTCACCGACGCGCGGGTACGGCGCGCCCGGCACCTGCTGGAGGCGGGTACGCCACCCGCGGAGGTGGCTGTCGCCGTCGGCTTCACCGACCAGCCGCATCTGAACCGGCACTTCACCCGGATCGTGGGGGTCCCGCCGGGTTCGTACCAGCGAGGTCGTGCAAGAACGTACAAGACCGGTCAGGCATGGCTCTCGTAG
- a CDS encoding AzlC family ABC transporter permease produces the protein MAAEQTALTETGAVPEPKPDSAVIRDALGVGVAVGLSGFAFGVTSAGSGLSMLQTCVLSLLVFTGASQFALVGALAAGGSPFTAAAGAFFLGVRNTFYGLRLSQLLALPRAVRPFAAHWVIDETTAVTLIQPTRRAARIGFTATGLTLYVLWNITTLLGALGAEALGDTDAWGLDAAGPAVFLALLAPMLRTTTERAVAGLAVVLGLGLLPLLPGGVPVLVAALSAPLVLFLKGRAGRGAARNSTVGDPVAENPLAENPLAESPVAQSPAAQSRATENPATERAVTENRTAENRTAEKEDR, from the coding sequence GTGGCAGCAGAACAGACAGCACTCACCGAAACCGGCGCAGTTCCGGAACCCAAACCGGACTCGGCCGTCATCAGGGACGCGCTCGGCGTCGGCGTCGCCGTCGGACTCTCCGGCTTCGCCTTCGGCGTGACCTCGGCGGGCTCCGGGCTCAGCATGCTGCAGACCTGTGTACTCAGCCTGCTGGTGTTCACCGGGGCCTCGCAGTTCGCACTGGTCGGCGCGCTGGCGGCGGGCGGCAGCCCGTTCACCGCCGCGGCCGGCGCCTTCTTCCTCGGCGTCCGCAACACGTTCTACGGACTGCGGCTGTCCCAGCTGCTCGCCCTGCCGCGAGCCGTACGTCCCTTCGCCGCTCACTGGGTGATCGACGAGACGACGGCTGTCACCCTTATCCAGCCCACCCGGCGGGCCGCCCGCATCGGGTTCACCGCCACGGGCCTGACGCTTTACGTGCTGTGGAACATCACCACGCTGCTCGGCGCGCTGGGCGCGGAGGCGCTCGGCGACACCGACGCGTGGGGGCTCGACGCCGCGGGGCCCGCGGTCTTCCTGGCGCTGCTCGCGCCGATGCTGCGGACCACGACGGAGCGCGCGGTCGCCGGGCTCGCCGTCGTCCTGGGGCTGGGACTGCTGCCGCTGCTGCCCGGCGGGGTGCCCGTGCTGGTCGCGGCGCTCTCGGCGCCGCTCGTGCTGTTCCTCAAGGGGCGCGCAGGCCGTGGCGCCGCCAGGAACTCCACGGTCGGCGACCCCGTGGCAGAGAACCCCCTGGCAGAGAACCCCCTGGCAGAGAGCCCTGTGGCACAGAGCCCGGCGGCACAGAGCCGTGCGACGGAGAACCCTGCGACGGAACGCGCTGTGACCGAGAACCGTACGGCCGAGAACCGTACGGCCGAGAAGGAGGACCGGTGA
- a CDS encoding AzlD domain-containing protein — protein MNVWIAIGATAVGCYLVKLLGLMVPAGALERPLVKKLSALLPVALLAALTAQQTFGDGQQIVLDARAAGVAAAALALVLRAPFLVVVTAAVVVAGGVRALG, from the coding sequence GTGAACGTCTGGATCGCCATCGGGGCGACAGCCGTCGGCTGCTACCTCGTCAAGCTGCTCGGACTGATGGTCCCTGCGGGGGCCCTTGAACGTCCGCTCGTCAAGAAGCTGTCGGCGCTGCTGCCGGTCGCGTTGCTGGCCGCGCTCACCGCTCAGCAGACCTTCGGTGACGGGCAGCAGATCGTTCTCGACGCGCGGGCGGCCGGGGTCGCGGCAGCGGCGCTCGCTCTGGTGCTGCGAGCCCCTTTCCTGGTGGTCGTCACGGCGGCCGTGGTGGTGGCCGGAGGTGTCCGGGCCCTCGGCTGA
- a CDS encoding DUF3046 domain-containing protein: MRLTIFWERMAEHFGEGYADSFARDHVMAELGGRTVHEALAAGWETKDVWRGVCTAAGIPEDKR, encoded by the coding sequence ATGCGGTTGACGATTTTCTGGGAACGGATGGCGGAACACTTCGGCGAGGGGTACGCCGATTCGTTCGCCCGGGACCATGTGATGGCAGAGCTCGGCGGACGTACGGTGCACGAGGCACTGGCCGCGGGCTGGGAGACGAAGGACGTCTGGCGGGGTGTCTGCACGGCGGCCGGGATTCCCGAGGACAAACGCTGA
- a CDS encoding AI-2E family transporter yields MPRWLPKAMVLALALVACFQLGSWAFYQLIGLLTNILIAFFLALAVEPAVGRMAARGMRRGLATFLVFFGVALASAGFIFLLGSMLAGQIVDMVEEFPKYLDSVINWINHSFHTELSRVQVQDSLLHSDWLQKYVQNSASGVLDVSTTVLGGLFRLLTIFLFAFYLAADGPRLRRALCSVLPPSKQAEVLRAWEIAVDKTGGYLYSRGVMALVSGVAHYVLLVALGVPYAPALALWVGLISQFIPTIGTYLAGALPMLLAFTVNPWYALWVLVFVVVYQQFENYLLQPKLTAKAVDIHPAVAFGSVIAGTALLGAVGALIAIPAVATLQAFLGAYVRRYDVTDDPRVHGRRRLRDAVPMPARVRDSVFAGRVPPPGNSGDDSV; encoded by the coding sequence ATGCCCCGCTGGCTGCCCAAGGCGATGGTGCTCGCGCTCGCGCTCGTCGCCTGCTTCCAACTGGGCAGCTGGGCCTTCTACCAGCTCATCGGGCTGCTCACCAATATCCTCATCGCGTTCTTCCTGGCGCTCGCGGTCGAACCGGCCGTGGGGCGGATGGCGGCGCGCGGTATGCGGCGCGGCCTCGCCACCTTTCTGGTCTTCTTCGGAGTGGCGCTCGCCTCGGCCGGGTTCATCTTCCTGCTCGGCTCGATGCTGGCCGGACAGATCGTGGACATGGTCGAGGAGTTCCCCAAGTACCTCGACTCGGTGATCAACTGGATCAACCACAGCTTCCACACCGAACTGTCACGGGTCCAGGTCCAGGACAGCCTGCTCCACTCGGACTGGCTGCAGAAGTACGTCCAGAACAGTGCGAGCGGTGTGCTCGATGTCTCGACCACCGTGCTGGGCGGCCTCTTCCGGCTGCTGACGATCTTCCTGTTCGCCTTCTACCTCGCGGCCGACGGACCGCGGCTGCGGCGCGCGCTGTGCTCCGTGCTGCCGCCGTCGAAGCAGGCCGAGGTGTTGCGGGCCTGGGAGATCGCTGTCGACAAGACCGGCGGCTACCTCTACTCGCGCGGCGTGATGGCCCTGGTCTCCGGGGTCGCCCACTACGTCCTGCTGGTCGCGCTGGGCGTGCCGTACGCCCCCGCGCTGGCGCTGTGGGTCGGACTGATCTCCCAGTTCATCCCGACCATCGGCACGTATCTGGCGGGCGCTCTGCCCATGCTGCTCGCCTTTACGGTCAACCCCTGGTACGCGCTGTGGGTGCTGGTCTTCGTGGTGGTCTACCAGCAGTTCGAGAATTATCTGCTCCAGCCGAAGCTCACGGCGAAGGCCGTCGACATCCATCCGGCCGTGGCCTTCGGCTCGGTCATCGCGGGGACCGCGCTGCTGGGCGCGGTCGGAGCACTGATCGCGATTCCGGCGGTGGCGACGCTCCAGGCGTTCCTGGGTGCCTATGTGCGGCGGTACGACGTGACGGACGACCCGCGCGTCCACGGCAGGCGTCGGCTCAGGGACGCTGTCCCGATGCCCGCGCGGGTGCGTGATTCGGTCTTCGCGGGACGGGTGCCACCCCCGGGGAACAGCGGCGACGACAGCGTCTGA
- the recA gene encoding recombinase RecA — MAGNDREKALDAALAQIERQFGKGAVMRLGERPNEPIEVIPTGSTALDVALGVGGLPRGRVVEVYGPESSGKTTLTLHAVANAQRLGGQVAFIDAEHALDPEYAKKLGVDIDNLILSQPDNGEQALEIVDMLIRSGALDLIVIDSVAALVPRAEIEGEMGDSHVGLQARLMSQALRKITSALNQSKTTAIFINQLREKIGVMFGSPETTTGGRALKFYASVRLDIRRIETLKDGTDAVGNRTRVKVVKNKVAPPFKQAEFDILYGQGISREGGLIDMGVENGFVRKAGAWYTYEGDQLGQGKENARNFLKDNPDLANEIEKKILEKLGVGVRPEDVAAESASADAAGAPAGDETGKTVPAPAGGKAKTAKTAAAKS, encoded by the coding sequence ATGGCAGGTAACGACCGCGAGAAGGCGTTGGACGCCGCTCTCGCACAGATTGAACGGCAATTCGGCAAGGGCGCGGTGATGCGCCTCGGCGAGCGGCCGAACGAACCCATCGAGGTCATCCCCACCGGATCGACCGCCCTCGATGTCGCTCTCGGCGTCGGCGGACTGCCGCGCGGCCGTGTGGTCGAGGTGTACGGCCCGGAGTCCTCCGGCAAGACGACCCTGACGCTGCACGCGGTGGCCAATGCGCAGCGGCTCGGCGGTCAGGTGGCCTTCATCGACGCCGAACACGCCCTCGACCCCGAGTACGCGAAGAAGCTCGGCGTCGACATCGACAACCTCATCCTGTCCCAGCCGGACAACGGCGAGCAGGCGCTGGAGATCGTGGACATGCTGATCCGCTCCGGTGCGCTGGACCTGATCGTCATCGACTCCGTCGCGGCCCTGGTGCCCCGTGCGGAGATCGAGGGTGAGATGGGCGACTCGCACGTGGGTCTGCAGGCCCGGCTGATGAGCCAGGCGCTCCGTAAGATCACCAGTGCGCTGAACCAGTCCAAGACCACCGCGATCTTCATCAACCAGCTCCGCGAGAAGATCGGTGTGATGTTCGGCTCCCCGGAGACCACGACCGGTGGCCGGGCGCTGAAGTTCTACGCCTCGGTGCGTCTCGACATCCGTCGGATCGAGACGCTGAAGGACGGCACCGACGCGGTCGGTAACCGCACCCGTGTGAAGGTCGTCAAGAACAAGGTCGCGCCGCCCTTCAAGCAGGCCGAGTTCGACATCCTCTACGGCCAGGGCATCAGCCGCGAGGGCGGCCTGATCGACATGGGCGTGGAGAACGGCTTCGTCCGCAAGGCGGGCGCCTGGTACACGTACGAGGGCGATCAGCTCGGCCAGGGCAAGGAGAACGCCCGTAACTTCCTGAAGGACAACCCCGATCTCGCCAATGAGATCGAGAAGAAGATCCTGGAGAAGCTGGGCGTCGGTGTCAGGCCGGAGGACGTGGCGGCCGAGTCGGCTTCTGCGGACGCCGCGGGTGCCCCGGCGGGCGACGAGACCGGGAAGACGGTTCCGGCTCCGGCCGGCGGCAAGGCCAAGACGGCCAAGACCGCCGCGGCCAAGAGCTAG